TGATTTGATCAAGGGTGACAGTGAAGGGCATAATGGACCTGAGATAAACAGGCTaagaagagaaataaataaCCTGCTGGATGAGGAAGAAATGTGGTGGCAACAAAGGTCAAGGGTGCAATGGTTAGGGGAAAGGGACCGCAACACCAAGTATTTTCACCATCGGGCATCAGAGCGTAGAAAAAAGAACACAATCTCTGGAATATGGAGTGAGAATGGGGCTTGGTGTGAGAGTAAAGAAAGCATCGCCAATACAGTAATGGCGTACTTTGAAGGCATATATACAAGCTCCCACCCTACTAGAATTGATGAAGTGACGAACATGATTCCGGTCAAAGTAACAGGGGAAATGAATGCAGAGCTCaccagagactttactagtgaAGAAGTCTGAACAGCCCTTTACCAGATGCACCCAACGAAAGTGCCAGGCCCAGACGGTATGTCAGCAATTTTTTACCAAAAGTACTGGGAAATAGTTGGACCAAGTGTTACTAACATGGTGCTTAATGTACTAAATTCTGATGCTCCTTTGTCTGATATTAATAGTACTAACATTTTTTTGGTGCCGAAAGTGAAAAACCCCAACAGAATGAAGGACTTTCGTCCTATTAGCCTAAGCAATGTGTGTTACAAGCTAGTGTCCAAGGTCCTTGCAAATCGCCTTAAGGCAATTCTTCCATAGATAATCTCGGAAAATCAAAGTGCCTTCTTACCCGAGAGACTAATAACCGATAATGTGCTTGTAGCTTTTGAACTAATGCACTACTTGGACCACAAAAAGAGTGGGTTGGATTGCTTCATGGCGGTTAAACTCGACATGAGCAAAGTTTATGATCGAGTTGAATGGGGGTTTGTTGAGAAGGTGATGAGGAGGTTCAGATTTCATGACAAATGGGTTGGCTGGATTCTGAAATGCATCACAACTGTCACTTACTAAATCCTAATTAATGGGGAGGCTCACGGAACTATCAATCCAACTAGAGGACTTCAGCAAGGAGACCCGCTGTCTTCCTATCTTTTTCTGCTGTGTACGGAAGCTTTCTCTGCCCTCATTATTGATGCAAATAACAAACGAAGCCTCACTGGGATATCTGTTTGTAGGGGTTGCCCAAAGGTTACCCATCTGCTCTTTGCGGATGATAGCCTTGTGTTTTGCAAGGCAGAGGGGCAGGAATGTACCAAAATGGTGGAAATCTTTAATCTCTATGAGCTAGCTTCAGGGCAAAAAATTAATACGGATAAGTCCTCTGTTACCTTCAGCCATAATACAGCTCTTGAGCTTAGGCAGGAAGTTTTTGACATCCTTGGGCCCATGCAAGACTCAAGACAAGGTAAATATCTTGGTCTCCCGGCGGTAATAGGTAAGTCCAAAAACCAAGTTTTTGcagaaataaaagagagagttgAAAGAAAACTCTcagggtggaaggaaaaaatgTTGTCGATGGGGGGAAAGGAAATTCTAATCAAGGCGGTCACGCAAGCGATACCTACATATACTATGAGCTGTTTTCTTCTACCAAAGGGTCTATGTGAAGATTTGGAAAGAATGGAGCGGAACTTTTGGTGGGGTTAGAAAGATCAGGAATCAAAGATGGCTTGGATTGGCTGGAGGAAAATGTGCACGTCAAAGGCACAAGGAGGCATGGGTTTCCGTAATTTCCATGCTTTCAATCTAGCAATGTTGTCAAAACAGGCGTGGCGTATCCTGAATAATCCAAACAGCCTTGTGGCACGTATGTACAAATCTAGATATTTCCCCTATGATGACATTATGGAGGCAAAACTTGGACACAACCCTTCATACGCTTGGCGAAGTATTTATAAAAGCTTGGAAGTCATTAGAAAAGGGACAAGATGGAGGGTAGGGAATAGAAGGACGATACATATATGGGAGGACAAATGGCTGCCCACTCCAACCACGTATAAAGTTTGCTCTCCCCAGGTGGATATTGAGGACTTTCCTATGGTCTCATCCCTGATTGATATGGACACAAGGCGTTGAAAGGTGGACAAACTCAGAAGGTATTTTTTACCTTTTGAGGTGGATGTCATTCTCAATATTTCACTTAGCTATACTCTGCCAGAGGACAAGATAATCTGGGTGGGCAACAAAAAAGGCATTTTTTCAGTCAAAAGTGCCTACTATGTAGCTATGACGGTGGTGGAAGAGGTGGAGGTTAGGGAAAGCTCATCTAGGGATTATAGAACCCCTTTATGGAAGAAAATATGGCAGCTAAAACTCCCTGCCAAGATCCGAATATTCGCATGGAGAGCTTGCATGGAGGGACTACCAACTCGACTAAACCTGGGGAGGAGAAGGGTGAACATTGAAACAAAGTGCCCTCTATGTGAAAAGGAGATTGAGAGTACTAGTCATGCCCTATTGTACTGCACTAAACTTTGGGATGTATGGTGGAGCTGGAATACTTGCCCAATACAATtactagcaaaaaaaaaaaaagacttggtGGATGTTGCTATGTTGATTATGAATGCAAGTACCCCCCCCCCCGGGACCTCGAAATTCTCTATGCCACGGCGTGGTCTATATGGTATAATCGTAATCGGGTGGTCCATGAATCCCAATGGGAAACACCAGCCCAAGTTTGGGGGTATGGCCGACGAATCCATGGAGACTACAAGGGAGCAATGACAGTATGTCAACTAAGGAAACAACCCCCTGAAGTTGGTTGGGCTGCACCTCCCCTTAAAGTCTACAAAATAAATGTAGATGGAGCAACAAGTGTGGGAGGCTTATCTGGTGTGGGAGTGGTAATCTGTGACTGCAGAGGTACAGTCTTGGTGGCAAAAAGCAAGGTTTTGGCTGGATCATATGAGGCAGAAATTACTGAAGCTTTAGCAGTGGAAGAGGGTGTCCTATTAGCCAGTGAAAGAGGACTACACCAGATCATACTTGAGACAGACTCTTTAGCTGTGGCTCAAGCAATCAGCACACGGTCAAGCCATGGAGAAGTTGGTATAATTATTCAAGGAGTTCTTGTCCTGTTAGAATCCTTTAGTAGCTGGAAGGTGCAGCACTTGAAAAGGGACTACAACAGTGTGGCGCATGAGCTGGCACAGTTAGCAAAGAGTTTTGCAGAATCTCAGTTATGGGATGGTGTAGAGCCAGCAATACTACAACATCTCCTTTTAGCTGACAGAGCGAAATGTTAACATGTCTTGTAATTTGTAGTCCATGTGCTTACTGTTGTACTCCATTTTctcttagggtccgtttggattgagcttattgttgctgaaactgaaaactgaaaactgaaaacactgtagcaaaataatttttaaatgtgtaaatagtaccgtgtgacccatttttaatattttttaatacgtgAACAGTGTCAGCACAGTGCATAAACAGTACATTCACTGTTcataacagtaaaatttgtctcccaaagtcaacaaatgcgggccaaaaaaaaaaaaaaaaaaaaaaaaaaaaaagagaaaacgtgAACTGGAGAAAACGCGGACGCACAGACGCGGAGCCCAAACGCCCTCTTAATGAAATTCCAGATTTctcatcataaaaaaatatgtgggTGTGACCCTTTTTACAAGGGCAAAAAATAAGATATGGTATCTTTGATTCATAGTCCTTGATTCTTGATCCTGTGTACGTTAATCCTTGAAATTTGTTTCTTAGATTTCATCTTATTTTCCTGTATCACCCACTAATAAGATTATTGTATTGTTGATTTTACCTTAAATTTACAGATGAGCTAATTATTTAATTCAAGGAACAAGGACAACTTATAGAGTTAGGGTTAGGCTCAATCATATGTCTACAGTTTGGGTCGACATTGGGTCACATTATACAATAGGCCCATGCCAAGATGGTGAGGTGttcaatattttattgtctAAACAAGCCTCGAACACTACCCAGgttaaaagaaatttcaaccTCAACAAAGAATATGTAAGCAACTCCAAAGGTACTTAAGGACCAATCATTTGTTAGAATGGTTTTCGAACCAATATTCAAAGTCCACCTTCCAAAAAATCTGTTTAACACTTTAATTGGCAACCGAGCAGATCTGTTACTCTTCATTCTTCAAGGATATCGTAAATGGAACATGCTTATAAATATTGGACCAATCACAACTAAtgcaccaattttttttttttttctttctaatgagAATATTCTCAGTTATATACATTACttcatcagttttttttttttttttttttttttgaagagaataTAGCATCagcttttattttaaaactggTGTTTTAAAAAACCCAGCAATTTCGATTAAGGATCCATTtgaatacaacttatttttgctgaaactgaaaattgaaaaacattgtagcaaaataatttttaaatatgtgaatagtatcgtgggacccgtGAATAGTACGTAAACAGTGCGTGAATAGTGCACTTTGTCTCCTACACAGTGAATTCATATGATGTTACTATTCACGCAcgagaaaatttaaaaaaaaaatattgaaaaacgTGAAAAGGCAAACATGGATCCAAACCCTCACTAAGTTAACTATAACCGAGAATctagcaaataaataaataaatattttttttcttgtaatttgctttccatttttctttggCCATGTCATTTCAATGGCAGTAATCTTAACCTTAACCTTAAATGCTgttcttatccaaaaaaaaaaaaaacttaaatgcTGTTAATAATGCTACCTAAACTTTCTTCCATATCCATAGTATTCATTAATTGGAGCTTTAAAGGCGACTGTTAATTAAtaggaaaaagaataaatgaaacTTTCAtgctctcaaaaaaaaaatctcatcatgTAATGCTTTTATAAGAACTTCAACTAAAGCGGCATGATATTCCTTATTCCACAGACAAAGATAAACTGATGATTTAGTTCCTGTAATACAATTCTTATTTCAGCAGAAAAAGAAAGGTCCTTAAAAGGCATATTTGAAACTCATATCCAATAAAACAACATTTGTCATTAAATATTGATGGGATTTGTTTAGAAAATGACTAAGCTTAGCTTAggatttctgtttttttttttttttttccatcagaATAAGCATCTTTTATTGCACAAAAATGCAACGAAACCAGCTACAAAAGGTCTGTTTTGGGCCCATGCACATCTCTCTCCGAGGCTCCAAAAAAAACCTAAGGACAAGAGATGGGAACGGACACAAATCGATTCCAAAAGGCCGCCCAGTGAGCTAAGAGATGGATTAAGAATGAATGTCATATTGATATTAATTATGTGAAGATCAAATGACTTCTTCGATCAACCAATATTAATCGAGatagaatgcaaaatttttaataattatatatgcTTACTTTAAAACAAATATCTTActggatgcttttttttttccccccatttTTAAGCCTCTAGGAAATGGCTCAAGCCATGACAGGCCAATGGACAAAGAAAGCCCCTTATCATACAAAAGAGCATATGATCCTCAGTACCTCTAACCTACTTCTTGACGATTACAAGCAATACAACCATATGTATGCACAAGAAGATTGAATATTGGTAAGTGTCTTCCACCATGGAGGCCAGCCAAGTAAATCTCACAAGACCAGTAGAGAATGTGGTCATCGATAGACTCTTTgaaaatacaaacacacaccAACTACCATCAATCACATTTAATATTACTTGACacatatttaattctttagtaAAGAAAATTAAGGGGTATTGTTCTTCACCCAACTTACTTTAGGCCTTCAGAAAGGAATGAGGCAATTGGTCTGATCCCCAATTTCAGGAGAAGGTGAAATTCCAAATTTAGCCTTAAAGACTAAAGAGAGCTTCACATGGAGTTCAAGACAAAAGTATGCAAACACATTCCCTTATTTTGTCAAAATCTCTCCTAGTCATTGTTGTCTAACTTATTCTCTGGAACACCTTTGATCAATTTCGCTAGCTGGTCATAGACATAGTAATAAGTAGGTCATGTTTCACATTTTAAGTCTTGTTCAAATAAGAGAGTATTCTTGGGAATCCATATGTGATTTCCTTATCAACacattgttctctctctctctctctcattctatGATGATATAATACAAACACTGGAGAGATTGTTGTTACCATAAGTGGAAGTTTCCTAAGTAGtcttaaaatggaaaaaaaaaaaattgtgataacCCATTTCTTGAATTTCAAACCAAACAATTAAATTATGAAGAGATGACAAATAGTAGGGTATAGAGGGAAGTGAGAGTGGACTGGTCCCCTACACTACACATTGTAAATCTAAAAATGGATCTAATCTATGCTTGGGAAATACAAAATTCTGATCTCATCTCATCATCCATCTTAATCCTAAAGTCTCTCCTCCATAAATAGCAAATACAGCGACTCCCAAAGATGGCAAAAACTAGCACAACCAATGCACACGCTCACCACAGTTCATGTACGGACAGGTCTATATAGGACAACCATATTCACCATTCCGATGCCTCCACGTcgtactattttttattgtttcggTACCAAATGGGGGAGGTTAATCTATTACCGACAAGTAGTACATGTGTCCACGTGGGAGCACGCTCATGTGGGGTCTCTTGGGAGGTGCACGTGTCAGCACCACTAGATTGTCCCATCGTGTTTGACCGTAGATTGCGGGATCTTTGTACGGTCTTTGTGCATAGATTATTGAGCCAAGGCAGCTTTTTGTATGTGTGACGAACAAAAGACCAAAGGATTTTAGGTGTGTgtctgaatttttctttttcacttttttttttcctaatttttttccccttgtttTAGGGAAGTAGGTGGGGTAAATAAttgtttcattattattttattattatttgtttgtgaTTCGGGGATGGTTTGGTTTCCTTTCCTCAATTCTTATAGATCTATTAGGTCTAATTCAATCCAATCATGTAAAAGTATAACAACAGAGAATTTGGtggaaggaaaacttttttggcatttgatttgataattatatgtttttaatttgaatggatttacattagagttctaaatttCGCTATAATAATCATAAAATTCGCATATCTTACATGACATATGACATACGGATCTTGATTTTTTTCTAATGTTATAATGATGTTATCTATACTCTGAATTACATCAAGAAATATATGAAAAAcgtttattacattttttttttttttttttttggctaggtaaatgcggggggggggggggggggcttgaACCCCCGAGTAATCGATCTCTGTATAGCCCAGGTATCAACTCGCCTACATGGGGCAGCAATAAAAACGTTTATTacattaatctatatataataattcttGTGAATGTTAAATTACAAGGTACATTTGTAATTATATAGATGGAGTTCTTGGTAGTTATATAGATATTAAGTGAAACTTATTTAGACATTCCCTATTTTAAGTGATagagactcttttttttttttaaataaaaataaaaagtgatagAGACTCATTAATTATTTGTCAAGATCATAATGATTTTTGAAACCATATGGTAGGCTTTAATGCAATTGAAActtcataatttaatttgaaattgatgcAAAactctaggatgtgtttaagaAATTACccctttcacatttttttttcttttttggtccaTTAGAAACCCATTGTATTTGTGCAATACACAATATGAGGTAATATATTTTCTCACACGTAATCTATATTGTTCCAAAGAaataagtatttgaattttttttaatttataattaaataatttaggGAAAAGAGATTTGAATCATAGAGGTTTTCATTAAAAACACCATATCAATTGAACTATAAAACTCttactaaatattttctttttttaagtctCTTATGAGATGGAAAAATGCATTGtcaataaaaattagttgaaactAATACTTGCATTCTTAAGTCTCTTAGTTGAACCAATAATGATGATAATTTAGCTTACGGGCCAACTCTTAAAATCTTATGACCAAAAACATAGAATTGATTTATAGGCTCTTACCACTATGCACTTTTAGTATGATAGTCACTTTACAATTATAAATCTTGTGAGGTGAGGGGCGGGGGTAAAGGTCGAAGCTTAAATTCACAGGATGAGtttcatatacatatacacttaaattaggttagaataagttttatatttcaaatcaaagaaTTTATAGGCTCTTTTGAGTTGAGATTTTACAAATGGGGACAATTAGGAGTTTATGCATAAGGAAGGATTACCCTCTCCTTTCAAAAATATGTGAGGCATGTGTGACCCAATGTCGACCCTAACTGTAGACATATGATTGAGCCAAAccattgagttaaaaaatatgaaagcaGTAATTGAAGTGTAATTACAGCATATGCTCTATTATTGTTTCAAAACTAACAGAGGTAAATACTTTAaactttggttttcttttcttcttttttttacatagggttaaaaaaatttcaaatgtaaGAAAACTAAAATGTCAAAGATGAACAAATTGAACAGgtaaaacacaaatataaaataaaaattgtacaaCATGAATATAAAGTAAGAAATTGTTGTAGAGATTTCTAATTCTTGAAAACCCTTCTAATAATTGACAAACCAATCCTAGCCACTCATAGCCCCAAAGTGATCACATTGTCGGCAGCTTAAAaaaagcatatcatccacaaaCTTTAGAAATCCAATGGAAAAATTGAAGttgggggaaaagaaaaaataagaagggaATAAACACACCTTAAAGGGACTTTCCAAATCTAATAACTTTGGCAACTTTTGCAGAGGTGGAGGTAGAGAGAGCAACTGAAAATTTATAGTGTTAAAAATAACATACTTAATCATGGGAGTGGCAACTGAAGGGTTTGAACTTCAAAAGAGTGAAACAATTTTGAAGGGGAAAATGAAGAGTTGAGAATTGGAAGAAAGCAAAATTAATGGTGAGTTGGATTTAATGAGTTAAAGAATGTATAAGATTGTTCATAGTGAATTGGATTTAATGAGTTATAGAATGTGTAAAGttgcactatttatttatatatgaatattgttttaaaaatggaagaaaaaaaaaggtgacatGGTCgatgatgtggctcaactggagcataataataataaatactacgcttcaacttttatatataggataaaacttaggtatagtacttTAGATGCTATTCCTTAAGTTCCCTTCTTAAAATTCAaccatgtggctacttaactaaaaaatacatttccatTCTATGacaaaaaatccacatggcagaattttaagaggggaacttaagaaacaacacctaagtactgtacttaagtcttgcccttatatatatatatatatatatagattatctctccccccccccccttccttcTCTCTCAAAATGCGTGAGTATTTTGTGTTATTTAGAAAAGTAAACTTTGGATCAACACGACACTAATATGAcctaatatatatgtatgtatattatatatatattatatagattatctctctaccccccccccccccccctctcgatctctctcaaaatgcatgagtatttTGTGTTATTTAGAAAAAGTAAACTTTGGATCAACGTGACACTAATATGACCTAATAACACTAAATGCGATTTGCTGTGTGAGGCTTAGGTCATTTAACATGACTTGTCTCTAGAAATGAGCTagttaatacaaaattatcttTATCACATGACTTTTTGAGTTTAGTACTCTAGGAATAGCTAATTCtcaatgcaattttttttttctaaaatttgtttttgtatttttcaccttctaaattaatttttcatttcaaaaccaaaaaaaaaaattatttttctcatctataaaacaagtttttaaaaagagaaaaatcctCAAACAccttgaatttcattttttttctttagcttaTTATATGACAATTCATAAGAGCAATAACATATTTTACTCGCACAACTCATTAAATCATTCCAAACTCATCCGCTTATCTTCAAATTCAATTATGTTAACATAAAATTGaacatttaaaatctaaaattttaaaatttggactCGAAGTCTCAAATCCATcctaagcttttttttttttcttttgagaaggaaaatcCATCCTAATTCCTACTGATTCAAGAAATTTCAAACCCTTATTAATTAAGAGGTCTGGTTGAAgttctaaatattttattacgAGTTATGGAAATTGGAAAGCAAGGGCCACACATTTACGTGAGTTGTCATTCATTTGGTGTACCAACCTATTTTGGTCATTAACTGCTTTACTCATTGATTagtgaaaaaaagagaggaaaatattAGTTCATGTAATTTGTGCcccattttgtttggtttgatatagTTTTTGTTCTGTTTGGACCTCTTTACATATAATTGGCATCGAGCTATCTCAATTCTCACATGCTTTATATTCATTGCTTatatctttcttaaaaaaaacattcattgtttatatgttttataGCATTGTGATATTTCTATTTATCTTTAATTTCCACCCATATATTAATGTGCtcttttgagtattttaggAAAGACAGATACATTTTAATCAAAACAAGATGCCTTCTTCTAGCATCATCTAGGTTATGTGTTTGTAGTtggtgttaggttctaagaaattaggaactaatgtattagaacttcaatttgttttatgttggtaaaccatgatcaaaacatagagtctaggtttaggcttgttcaaagtatgtttatttgtaaaattggaatcgagtgattgcagaatttattgaactaaatctgcaaggctcgatcgatcgaaaattagactcgatcgatcagtccaaactctacttaaacgtattagggttcaagtaaaacactcctatatataagggaaaccctaaaatgtttttgagtgccgttttagagagattagagtgcctctTGTGCCTCTATTGGTTTTTAGGTTTTTGTACCCAAACCTCTCTAAAGTCTTGGTTGCTTGAGAGTTGTATTGTTGCTCATATTtacggtttgtgtaaatctcttgtgagatctagaggagctttcctttacacaaacttagggttttcaaagagaagatttatctacgccttaATGATCAATTCAGCCGCtgccattaaaacttaaagaatacacaagcgggtgtgcttgtatctggtggtgaatccaagaaagaaggagtccgtgaattcggagcttgcacgtggtcatgtcagtaagt
This genomic stretch from Quercus lobata isolate SW786 chromosome 3, ValleyOak3.0 Primary Assembly, whole genome shotgun sequence harbors:
- the LOC115980738 gene encoding uncharacterized protein LOC115980738; translation: MDWLDHFQNIKVQHLMDTTSDHFPILLADAKVLKERRKCRFHFEAIWTRREDCKELIKEVWDGGTNLGSPNGLSTGLKQCAEALSNWSTAAFGQIPNKIQEKKRAISDLIKGDSEGHNGPEINRLRREINNLLDEEEMWWQQRSRVQWLGERDRNTKYFHHRASERRKKNTISGIWSENGAWCESKESIANTVMAYFEGIYTSSHPTRIDEVTNMIPVKVTGEMNAELTRDFTSEEV